Genomic segment of Actinomycetota bacterium:
CGCCCGCGGCATCGAGGTTGCCCAGGCGCAGGAGGCCCAGGGCGGGCTCGGCCAAGGCGGCGGCCACGGCCGACGCGGGTAGCACCAGGAAGGCCAGGGCGGCCGCTCCGCCCCGGAGCTGGTCCCCGAACTTCGAGGCGTCGCCCGACTGGGCGGCCGAGGCCAGGCGCGGGAACAGGGCGGTGACGACCGGGTGGGCCAGGAGGGCGAACGGGAGGAGGAAGAGCTGGAAGGCGATGTGATAGGCCACCACCCCGCCTTCGATGCGGTTGGCCAGCACCAGGGTCGTCACGACCAGGACCTGGGTGAGGCCCAGGGTGGCGGCCGCCCACAGCCCGTCCCGGCCCAGGCGGCCCAGGCCAGCCTGGCGCAGGTCCCAGCGGGGCCGAAGGGCCAGGCCCGCCCTGCGGGCCGCCACCACCGGGACGGCCGTCATGACCAGGACGCCCAGCGTCGTGCCCGCTCCCAGCACCCATCGCTCAGGGCCCGAGAGGTCGAGGCCGGGCCGGCCGCCACCGCCCACAGCCCAGAACGCGGCCATTGTGGCGATCACCGTGACGTTGTTGGCCACGGGGGCGAAGGCCGCGGCCGCGAACCGGCGCTGTCCGTGCAGCAACCCGGTCGTGACCGCCCCGACGGCGTAGAGCAGCACCTGGGGGAGGAAGAACACGAGCAGGAACGACCCGAGGGCCATCTCCTGGCGCCGGACCTCGGGGTCTTCCACGGCGACCGTCAGCGCCCGCATGAGCCACGGCCGGGCCAGCAGGGCGGCGGCCGTGAGCACGCCCAGCACGACGAGGGCCAGGCCCAGGACCGACCCGGCCAGCGACAGCGCCTGTTCCCGGTCACCACGGCTGAGGAGGCGGACCAGGGGCGGTACCAGGACCGTCGACATCAACCCGGCGGCCGTCAGCTCGAAGAGGATGTTGGAGACGAGGTTGGCGCTCTGGTACGTGTTGCCCACGAACGTCGTCCCGAGGACAAGGCCCACGACCAGTACCCGCACGAACCCGGTGACCCGGGAGGCCAGGTTGCCGGCCGTGACGGCCGCCGTGGAAGCGAGCAGCCCCCCCGGCGGGCCGACACCCGCCGGGCTGAGGCCCGCGGTCATGGCTCCAGGGAGGGCAGCAGGCGCTGGGCGCCCGGCCCCACGCCGTAGCTGCCGGTGCGGGGCACGTCCAGGTCTCCGAGGGCGAGCACGGCCGCCGCTTGCCCGATGGGCGACTCCAGGTTGTCCACCGTGGACACCCGGTTGGCCAGATCGGAGCCCGACCGCACCAGCCCCACGAACAGCGCACGCCCATCGCCCGCGTCGTGCCCGGCCTCGGCCGCCACCAGCGCTGCCCGTTCGTTGCCCGCGGCCGTGCCCGACGTGACCAGTGCCTGGGCGAACGGCAAGGCCACTCGGTCGTCGGGGGCCTCGGCCCCCGCGCCCGACACGAGCAGGACCCTCAGGCCGGGCACCGGGAACGACCCGAGGCCCAACGTCGGCTGGGTCGTGGTCGTCCCCCCGGGGGGCTCGTAGCCCACGAAGCCGGCGGCCGCCAGGGCCGGTAGCAGAGCCGGCTCTGGGTTGGTCCCGTCCAAGGTGGAGGCCATCCGGCCCAGGGCCTGGCGGCGCAGAACGTCGGCCCCCAGGGTGGGCGCCGACCCCAGGGCCGTGGCCAGCAGGCGCACATCGGTCTCGCTCTCGAGGCGGAACCGG
This window contains:
- a CDS encoding lipid II flippase MurJ, which gives rise to MTAGLSPAGVGPPGGLLASTAAVTAGNLASRVTGFVRVLVVGLVLGTTFVGNTYQSANLVSNILFELTAAGLMSTVLVPPLVRLLSRGDREQALSLAGSVLGLALVVLGVLTAAALLARPWLMRALTVAVEDPEVRRQEMALGSFLLVFFLPQVLLYAVGAVTTGLLHGQRRFAAAAFAPVANNVTVIATMAAFWAVGGGGRPGLDLSGPERWVLGAGTTLGVLVMTAVPVVAARRAGLALRPRWDLRQAGLGRLGRDGLWAAATLGLTQVLVVTTLVLANRIEGGVVAYHIAFQLFLLPFALLAHPVVTALFPRLASAAQSGDASKFGDQLRGGAAALAFLVLPASAVAAALAEPALGLLRLGNLDAAGVEMAGRLVAAYAVGLMGYAGFQLLLRACYATGDMRAPAVAAAAIAVGGSATMVLWFTVATGDGRLAAVGYGHSAAYLGGALALAAVLHRRLAASGPVAPLLWAMARSAACAGVAGVVAFMTSRAWPAGEGATAGGVASLVLAGLLATGAYAGAQRALGAPEMAWLRGRRSGP
- a CDS encoding copper transporter; its protein translation is MINLRYHIVSLAAVFLALALGILVGSTVIDRAIVDELRERVDSVSRRADRTDGENRELRGQLDLMEGFATEARDQLVLGRLEGVPVLVVTVQGVDRAPVDGAREALSVAGAVPAGSLLLTNRFRLESETDVRLLATALGSAPTLGADVLRRQALGRMASTLDGTNPEPALLPALAAAGFVGYEPPGGTTTTQPTLGLGSFPVPGLRVLLVSGAGAEAPDDRVALPFAQALVTSGTAAGNERAALVAAEAGHDAGDGRALFVGLVRSGSDLANRVSTVDNLESPIGQAAAVLALGDLDVPRTGSYGVGPGAQRLLPSLEP